In Pseudomonas campi, the sequence ATGATTCCTGGTTGGGTCCAAGCTGAGTTTGAAAGTATCTTAAGTATCTCAGATGAATTGTATGTGGAAATTAATTCATCGCTAGAAAATGAACTATCGAATAATTTTGCTTCTGACATTGAGCTTAGAATTACTGGTGGATAAATTCGTTGTTCTGGTTGTGAGAGATAGCCATAGATATAACCCGCAGCTCCACATGCGAAGCAAAGAAAAAGAATTATGGCGCTGCTGAGTGGTTTATTCATGGGGCCTAACGATTAAGCTAAGGGGCCGGCTTTAGCCGGTCCCAGTGAGCGAAGCGAACGATTTGAGCGCCTTGTTAGGCCTTGCATGGATCATTATCTGAGCCTGTATTTTTCAGTATATTTTGCAATTGGTATAAAGGAAATTATGGCAGCTGTGATACCGATAATGATTCCAGCTGCAGAAACAACCATGCTGTGAGTGAGCAGGTTGACCAAGGCGATTGCTAACTGCGCGATAGAAAGCTTGGAAATAAGGCGAAAGAAATTGCTATTTCTCGCAATGTGCCAGAATTGCTCTGTTAATAATGATGTAAGTAGGAGTGCGATTACTAAAAGGCTTTGCCAGTAAAGCCCCATCGAGCTAAGGATCTGTATGGATGCAGGCACGAGCGTCCAAGCACCATACATATAATAAACTTGGTAAGAATTTTCGAATGGGCTGTCGTGACGTTGCTCATCCAAAATTTCGTAGCATGATTTTTGGCAGGATGCACATGTATCAGAGTTCGTGCTGTTTTCGGCGTTGCAGTGGACGCATTGCCAGCGATGTTGATTCATGTGTTTGATCATGCCTAACGATTAAGCTAAGGGGCCGGCTTCGCCGGTCCCAGCGAACGGAGTGAGCGCTTTGAGCGCATTGTTATGTTTCAAGCTCACGGACTCGCTCCTCAATGCTTTTGAAGTTTATGTGAGGCCTTATTATTGGCCACTGACTTCTGGATACGTCACACATTGAAATAATGCCAATGAAGACGCCCATTGCTAGCGCTCCAAAAAAGATAACCAACCCAGGAATTTCAGGTCTCCCAAAATAGTTGTAGCTGAAGCTCGCTACAAGCCCGATTATTAGCCAGGTTATAAAATTTATAGCAAGTCGCTTATTTTTACTTGTGGGCTTCATGTCCTTTTGCTTGATCAGTGCAGATAATAATTTTAATTCTTTGTTTTTATGCATGGATGACCCCAGCTGAAACATAACGTTTGGTTAAGGGGCCGGCTTTAGCCGGTCCCGAGTGAGCGAAGCGAACGACTTGAACCAGTTGTTAGGGATGGCCTAATGGCACCCCACAACGCCCAGTTCGCACCCTAGAATCCAGCTGCCGAGCCCAATAAAAACCAACGAGGCTAGGTAGTACACAGGTATAGCTAGTAATTTCCCAATTAGGGGGACGTGCTCTGACGTGAAGATAGGGTAGCTGCCTACAAGCGGAATTGCGAAAAGTAAAAATAAAGCAAGGCGGGACTCGCCTTTGAATTCAAAGTTTGGTAATAAGTTGGCTAGATATATAGTGCAAAGGTAAAGCACTGGAAACCAAATTGGAGAGAGTAAAATTACGGCTGCCCGAATTTTACTTTGTATGGTGTTGCTACCTACAGCACTTACTAGGCATACTAATAATGTGATTATGAGTGCTGGCGCTATAAATGTGCTTAGCATGATTCCCTAACGTTTGGTTAAGGGGCCGGCTTTAGCCGGTCCCGAGTGAGCGAAGCGAACGGCTTGAACCAGTAGTTAGACGGCATAGCCACGATTAACATGGCTTTCCGCAGTTGGGGCATGGGCCACTAATGCAAATGCTCCAAGCCCGGCCATTAATACTATAGATTGTTGGTTGTCCGCAGTGCTGGCAGCATGACCTTAAGGCTGCTGTGACCATGAAAATAAGTAGGGATATTGGGAAGGCTATAAAGATAAATTGCGTGTAACTGAAAGCAAAGATGAAAGCTATTGGAATAGATGCAAAGGCTAAACCTGTGATGATTGCTTTTAATTGGCGGTTCACAAATTAACCTTCTTGCCTTCTAACGTTTGGTTAAGGGGCCGGCTTTAGCCGGTCCCGAGTGAGCGAAGCGAGCGACTTGAACCAGTTGTTAGCAGACGGCTGAGTGTGTGAGTTGAAATTAAAGCAGGTGCTTTGATATGTGTTTCGATATTTCTACCATTGAGGTTTTTCCAGTGAACTCGAATTTCACCTTGCCAACAGAGGATAGATATATTTCCAGTTCTGAATCAAGGTCAAACGTTCCTGATGTTTCCACCGAGTAGGCAACAATGTTTTTATAAGGAATGGACGTGAAATCTTTTTTGCTACCGGTTAGCCCTTGAACGTTTACGGCAATAATTCTCTTGCTGGTGAAAACCACGCCATCACGCATGGATTTGTATGAGTCAATGATTTCCTCATTGTCTAACAGCAATGCAGTAATTTTCTCTGCATATTCACTGTTCTGCTTGAGCTTGAAAAAACCTTTATTGTTAAAGTCGATCATGACTATTCCTTGTTCTGCTAACGTTTGGCTAAGGGGCCGGCTTCGCCGGTCCCGAGTGAGCGAAGCGAACGACTTGAGCCAATTGTTAGACTGCCCAGTCGAACGCCGGAAATGAGGCCAGCGCCGAGCCTGACCGGCGGTGCGCACGGCGTGTCGGTTTTGGCGCCGGAAGTTATTTGTGATGTGCACATTCTCTGAAAGCAACTCCTTTGCTGACCACAAATAACGGCCTCTACTGTCTGGCGACCATTCGATTCAGGAACACCGCGCTGATGCAGTGATTGTGTTTCCTGGCTCGGTGCTGGAGAACCAATTTTGCCCTTGCGCCTAACGTTTGGCTAAGGGGCCGGCTTCGCCGGTCCCGAGTGAGCGAAGCGAACGACTTGAGCCAATTGTTAGATTGCCCAGCCGAGCGCGGGAAATGATGCCAGCGCCGAGCTTAACCGGCGGTGCGCACGGCGTGTCGGTTTTGGCCCCGGAAGTTATTTGTGATGTGCACATTCTCTGAAAGCAACTCCTATGCTGGCCACAAATAACGGCCTCTACTGCCAGGCGACCATTCGATTCAGGAATACCGCGCTGATGCGATGATTGTGTTCCCTGGCTCGGTGCTGAAGAACCAATTTTGCCCTTGCGCCTAACTATAATTAGACGACATCGCTGTCGCATAACCCCCGACAAAATGTCAGATAACGTTCCTTGTCGTTCTACAAGTCCTTGTCTAGCTTGGAGGAGGTCGCGGGAAAGGCGACATCACTCAGGGAGCAACACGACATGGATGACGGCAAGCCAAAATTGCTGGAGCAAGTGCGCCAGCAGATTCGTTTGAGAAACTATTCGATTCGTACCGAGGCTGTCTACGCCGAGTGGGTGAAGCGCTTTATCCGCTTTCATCGGTATCGGCATCCGGCTGAGATGGGGGCGGCGGAAATCGAGGCTTTTCTGACGCACTTGGCAGTGGCCAAGAATGTCTCCGGCTCCACGCAGAATCAGGCGTTGGCTGCGCTGCTGTTTCTTTACAAGCAGGTGTTGCAGGTGCAGTTGCCCTGGCTGGATGACATTGTTCGTGCCAAGAAGCCCAAGCATTTACCGGTGGTATTGACCCGCGAGGAAGTGGCGTTGGTGTTGGCGCAGTTATCGGGTGTGCGCTGGATTGTCGCCAATCTGCTGTATGGCGCGGGGCTGCGGTTACTGGAGGCGCTGCGTTTGCGGGTGAAGGATGTCGATTTCGCTCGTGGTGAGATTTTGGTGCGTGATGGCAAGGGGCAGAAGGATCGGGTGACCATGCTGCCGCAACGGCTGGTGTTGCCGTTGCAGGAGCATCTGTTGAAGGTGGAGGTACTGCACCGTACCGATCTGGCCGAGGGCTTTGGGCGGGCCAATCTGCCGTTCGCTCTGGCGCGCAAGTATCCGAATGCGGCGGCAGAGTGGGGGTGGCAATTTGTCTTCCCTTCGATTAATCGTTCCAAGGATCCTCGCTCAGAGGGGATTTTTCGCCACCACCTGCATGAGAAAACCATCCAGCGTGGGGTGCGTGAAGCGGCCAGGCGTGCCGGGCTTATCAAGCACACTACGCCGCACACCTTCCGCCATTCCTTTGCCACCCATCTGCTGGAGAGTGGCCAGGACATCCGCACGGTACAGGAGCTGTTGGGGCACGCGGATGTGAAGACCACGCAGATCTATACCCATGTGCTCAATCGTGGTGGGCTGGGGGTGATTAGTCCGCTAGATCGGTAGTGGTGTATTGAGGTTTCGCGGCTGGAGCCGCTGCTATACGGTTGGTCGATGATCGCGTAATAAAAAGCCCCGCATGCAGGCGGGGCTTTTTGTTTTCTGGCGTTAAGCGCCTGGCGATCAGGCCAGTTCGGCCCAGAGGTCGTATTCGTCGGCGTCGATCACGCGCACGCGGATCTTGTCGCCGGGCTTCACGCTGGTGGAGTCGATGAACACGCTGCCGTCGATTTCCGGGGCATCGGCGTAGGAGCGGCCGACCGCGCCTTGCTCGTCCACTTCGTCGATCAGCACTTCGATTTCCTGGCCGATCTTCAGCTGCAGGCGGGCGGCGCTGATGGCCTGCTGGTGGGCCATGAAGCGGTCCCAGCGGTCCTGCTTGACGTCGTCGGGGACGACTTCGAGGTCCATGTCATTGGCCGGTGCGCCTTCCACGGGCGAGTACTGGAAGCAGCCAACGCGATCGAGCTGCGCTTCGGTCAGCCAGTCGAGCAGGTACTGGAAGTCTTCTTCGGTTTCGCCGGGGAAGCCGACGATGAAGGTGGAGCGGATGGTCAGCTCGGGGCAGATCTCGCGCCATTGCTTGATACGCGCCAGGGTCTTGTCTTCGAAGGCCGGGCGTTTCATGGCCTTCAGCACTTTCGGGCTAGCGTGCTGGAAGGGGATGTCCAGGTACGGCAGCAGCTTGCCTTCGGCCATCAGCGGGATGACGTGGTCGACGTTGGGGTAGGGGTAGACGTAGTGCAGGCGCACCCACACGCCCATCGACGACAGCGCTTCGCACAGTTCCAGCATGCGCGTCTTTACCGGCTGGCCGTTCCAGAAGTCCATCTTGTACTTGAGGTCGACGCCGTAGGCGCTGGTGTCCTGGGAGATCACCAGCAGCTCTTTGACGCCGGCCTTGACCAGGCGCTCGGCTTCGCTGAGTACATCGCCGACCGGGCGGCTGACCAGGTCGCCGCGCATCGAGGGGATGATGCAGAAGCTGCAGCGATGGTTGCAGCCTTCGGAAATCTTCAGGTAGGCGTAGTGGCGCGGGGTCAGCTTGATGCCTTGCGGCGGCACCAAGTCGATCAGTGGATTGTGATCGGTCTTCGGCGGGATCACGTCGTGCACGGCGTTGACCACTTGCTCGTACTGCTGCGGGCCAGTCACCGAGAGCACGCTAGGGTGCACGTTGCGGATGTTGCCTTCGTCCACGCCCATGCAGCCGGTGACGATGACCTTGCCGTTTTCGGCGATGGCTTCACCAATCACCTCAAGGGATTCGGCCTTGGCGCTGTCGATGAAGCCGCAGGTGTTGACCACCACCACGTCGGCATCCTCGTAGGTGGGCACGATCTCGTAGCCCTCCATGCGCAGCTGGGTGAGGATGCGTTCGGAGTCGACAGTCGCTTTAGGGCAACCAAGGCTGACGAAGCCGACTTTCGGGGTGGCGGTGGACATCGGGGCTAACCTCATCGGGCGCTCTGGGTGGCGCCGCTGATCAAAAAGTGCGCAATTCTAGCGGCGCAGACGAGGCTTGGCCAGCGTTACGAGGTGCCGTTTGCCACCTTTATATAAAGGTGGGCGCCTATTCCTGGGCTGCACCGGCTTTCCCGTTTGGGTGGGACGGCTCTATTCGCGAGATGGCGCTGTACTCAGGCATCGCTTCGCGGCTGCAGCTGCTCCGACGGGAGGGGCGCAGTGGTTGGATCAGCCGCGCCCCGGCAGCATGCGGGTCAGGGTGTTGTCGCGGCTGACGAAATGGTGGAACAGCCCGGCGACGGCGTGCAGGCCGATCAGCCAGTAACCGGCGGTGCCGGCCAGCTCGTGTAGTTCCTTGATCTGTCCGGCTAGCTGTTTGTTCTCGCCGACCAGTGGCGGCAGCTCCAGGCCGAAGAACGGGATCGGCTTGCCAGCAGCGCTGAGGATCAGCCAGCCGGCCAGTGGCGCGCCGATCATCAGCAGGTACAGCGCCAGGTGCATGAGTTTGGCGGGGATGGCTTGCCAGGCGGGTAGGGCCGGGACGATGTTCGGCGTGGGGGCGATCAGCCGTGCCAGCAGGCGCAGCCAGACCAGGGCAAATACCGCCAGGCCGAGCATGAAGTGCCATTGCTTGAGCAGCTCGCGGGTATCGCTGCCCTTGGGGAAGTTGCCTTTGAGTTCGATGCAGGCATAGACGCCGGCAATCAGGATCAGCATCAGCCAGTGCAGGGCAATGGACAGGCTGCCATAGCGCTGTTCGGAGTTCTTCCAGCTCATCGTGCGTCCTCGATCAGTCTCCTGCGCCTGTTGGCAGGTTTTGGTTAAACGAGTTGCACAGCATAGCGCCGTGAACCTTAAGAAAGGCTGAGGGAGGTCAACGGAAGGCGGAAACGAAAAAGGCCACTCGTTTGAGTGGCCTTTCTTCGAAACTGGTTGCGGGAGCAGGATTTGAACCTACGACCTTCGGGTTATGAGCCCGACGAGCTACCAGACTGCTCCATCCCGCGGCGCCAATTCTACTGCGGTAGAAGTTTCTGTCAATCGATTTCTGCTTTTTAATCAATTACTTAAATAAAAAGGCAGAAACGAAAAAGGCCACTCGTTTGAGTGGCCTTTCTTCGAAACTGGTTGCGGGAGCAGGATTTGAACCTACGACCTTCGGGTTATGAGCCCGACGAGCTACCAGACTGCTCCATCCCGCGGCGCCAATTCTATCGTCAAATCCTCGGCTGTCAACCTTTAACGTGGAAAAAATCCTGATCGATCAGCTGCTTAGCGCTGGACGAGTGGTAGACTCGAGGGCTTCAGGGCTTGCCTGCTGGGGCTTTCCGGACTTTCGTGCGCAAGATTATTCATGTGGATTGCGACTGCTTTTATGCAGCGATCGAGATGCGTGACGACCCGCAGCTGGCCGGCAAGCCGTTGGCGGTGGGCGGCGCTGCCGATCGGCGGGGCGTGGTTGCCACCTGCAACTACGAGGCGCGGGCCTGGGGCATTCGCTCGGCCATGCCGATGGGGCAGGCGCTCAAGCTCTGCCCAGATCTGAAAGTGGTCAAACCACGAATGGATGCCTACAAGGCGGTTTCCCGGGAAATCCACGGCATCTTTCGCGAGTTCACCGAGATCATCGAGCCGCTGTCGCTGGATGAGGCCTACCTGGACGTGACCGACAGCGCGCATTTTGCCGGCAGCGCCACGCGCATCGCCAAGGAGATCCGCCGCCGGGTGTCGCAGGAGCTGCATATCACCGTGTCGGCCGGGGTGGCGCCGAACAAGTTCCTGGCCAAGATCGCCAGCGACTGGCGCAAACCCGATGGCTTGTTCGTCATCACCCCGGATCAGGTCGACGAGTTTGTCGCCGTGCTGCCGGTGAGCAAGCTGCATGGCGTGGGCAAGGTCACCGCGGACAAGCTCGGGCGCCTGGGCATCAGCACCTGCGCCGATCTGCGTGAATGGAACAAGCTGGCCCTGGTGCGCGAGTTCGGCAGTTTTGGCGAGCGCCTGTGGAGCCTGGCCCGGGGCATCGACGAGCGCGCCCTGCAGACCGATAGCCGGCGCCAGTCGGTGAGTGTGGAAAACACCTACGACGAGGACATCCCCAACCTGGCGATGTGCCTGAAGCGTTTGCCGGAGTTGTTAGAGCAGCTGGAAACGCGCATGGCGCGCCTCGACAGCAGCTATAAGCCGGACAAGCCCTTCGTCAAAATCAAATTTCACGACTTCAGCCAGACCACCCTCGAGCAGGCCGGTGCGCGCCGTGACCTGCACAGCTACCAGCAGCTGCTGTCGGCCGCCTTTGCCCGCGGCAACAAGCCGGTGCGCCTGCTCGGGGTGGGCGTGCGGCTGCTGGACATGCGTGGCCGGCATGAGCAGTTGGAGCTGTTTGCGCCCTGAGCGCCATGACGGGATGCCGAGTAATGGGGGAGGGTAAGTTGGCCCAGGCCCTCTCCCCCAGCCCCTCTCCCACAAGTGGGAGAGGGGAGTTTCCGGCGTCCGAATTAGGCGCCGAGTAAACTGCCGCACCAACCAGCGCAGAAAAAATCTACGCCACCTGTAACGCTGGCCGTGCACCTGCGTCTAGTGTTGCGAGGGGGCCATGCCGGCTTCCCTGAATCAACCACCACCGGAGAGATTCCATGAAACAGCTGAATACCGTTGTCGCTACCCTGGGTGCCGCCCTGCTGAGCACTGTCGCTGTAACTGCCCAGGCTGCCGGCAACCCGTTTGCTGCCCAGGAACTGAGCAGCGGCTACAGCCTGGCTGCCCATGAGAAGGGCCACGAAGGTTCCTGTGGCGAGGGCAAGTGCGGCGCCGAAATGAAAGCCGAAGAGGGCAAGTGTGGCGGCGACAAGGCGGCCAAAGAAGGCAGCTGCGGTGAGGAAGGCAAGGCCGCCAAAGAAGGTTCCTGTGGCGAAGGCAAGGCGGCCCATGAGGGCAGCTGTGGCGCCGAGAAGGCCGAGTAAGGTCGCCACGGACATGACCCTGCAGCCTTTCGTCAGCGGCGCCGGCCTCGGCCTGCGTCGCGGCCTGCTGACGGCGCTGGCGGACAGTGCCGTGGGCCAGGTGGATTTCCTCGAAATCGCCCCGGAAAACTGGATCGGCGTAGGCGGGCGTTTTGCCCGCCAGCTGCGCGGCCTCAGTGAGCGCGTGCCGTTCCTCTGCCATGGTCTGTCCCTCAACCTCGGTGGCGTGGCGCCGCTCGATATCGAGTTGCTCAAGGCCATCAAGGGTTTTCTCGACGAACACGGCATCCGCGGTTACAGCGAACACCTGTCGGCCTGTGCCGACGAGGGCCAGCTGTACGACCTGATGCCGTTGCCGTTCACGGCGCACACCGTGCAACGGGTCGCCACGCGCATTCGCACCGTGCAGGATGTGCTGGAACGACCGCTGATCATCGAAAACGTCTCGGCCTATGCGCGCCTGCCCGGCGAGCTGGACGAGACCAGCTTTATTCGCGCGGTGCTGGACGAAGCGGATTGCCAGCTGCTGCTGGACATCAACAACGTCTACGTCAACGCGACCAATTTCAGCTTCGACCCGCTGGCCTATATCCAGGCCATGCCGGGCGAGCGCATCGCCTACCTGCACATGGCCGGGCACTACGACGAGGCCGCCGACCTGAAGATCGACACCCATGGCGCGCCGGTGTGCGACCCGGTATGGGCGTTGCTCCGGCAGGCCTATGGACTGCATGGCGTACGGCCGACCCTGCTGGAACGCGACTTCAACTTCCCGCCGGTGAGCGAGCTGTATGCCGAGGTGGCGCAGATCCGAGCTTTGCAGCAGGGGGCCGGGCGATGAGCGAGCGCGACCAGCTGGCCTTCGCCGCGCGCATTCGCCAGCCCGAGGCGCAGGCGCTGCTGCCGGGCATCGCTGCCGAGCGTATGGCGGTGTACGAAGGCCTGTTCTTCAACAATATCGAGAGCTTTCTCAGCAGCGGTTTTCCGGTGCTGCGCCGGCTGTTCGATGACGCGCGCTGGCAGCGCCTGGTGCGCAGTTTCATCGCCGGGCACCGCTGCACCACGCCGTATTTCCTCGAGATCGGTGCGGAGTTTGTTGGCTGGTTGCAGCAGGGCTTTGTCGCCGAGGCGGATGATCCGCCGTTCCTCCTCGAACTGGCGCATTACGAACGGGTCGAGCTTGAGCTGGATGTGGCCACAGTCGAATTGCCCGCGCAGGGCTGGTCACCCCTGGCCTGGCCGCTGGCTTATGCCTGGCCGGTGCAACGCCTGAGTGCCGAGTACCGACCACTGCACGCGCCGGCCGAACCGACCTGTCTGCTGGCCTGGCGCGACGCGGCGGACAAGGTGCGCTTCCAGCAGCTGTCGCCGTTCGCTTATCACCTGGCCCTGCGCCTGCAGGCGGGCGAGACGAGTGCTGCGGCGTTACTGGTCCTGGCCGAGACCAGTGGTATTGCCGCCGACGAACGTTACTTCACCCATGCCCGCGCGCTACTGGACGACTGGCAGCGCCAGGACATCTGGTTCCCCCCGACCATCTGACCGGCCAGGCGGCGCGCTGCCCAGCCAACGGAGACTCTCATGCTGACCCTGCTCAATCGCCTCCAGGATGCCCTGGACGCTACCCGTCGCCTCGACTTTCTCGGCCCGCTGCTGCTGCGTCTGTACCTAGTGCCGATTTTCTGGATGGCCGGTACGCACAAGCTGGCGGATATGCCCGCGACCATCGCCTGGTTCGGCAACCCGGACTGGGGCCTGGGCCTGCCATTTCCCGAACTGCTGGCCTGGCTGGCGGCGTTGACCGAGGCGGGCGGGGCGATCCTGCTGCTGTTCGGTCTGGCTCTGCGCTGGATCACTATCCCGCTGATGGTGACCATGCTGGTGGCGATCGTCAGTGTGCACTGGCCCTATGGTTGGCAGGCGATTGCCGACCCCTCGGCGCCGTTCGCCAACGAGCGGGTGCTGGCCTCGGCCGAGAAGATCGAGCGGGCGCGGGCGCTGCTCAAGGAGCACGGCAACTACGACTGGCTGACCAGCAGCGGCAAGCTGGTGGTGCTGAACAACGGCATCGAGTTCGCCGCCACCTACCTGGTGATGCTGGTGGCGCTGTTCTTCAGCGGTGCCGGGCGCTGGCTCAGCGTCGATTACTGGCTGGCCCGCGCGTTACGCCGCAAAGCGAGCTGAATGGACCTGCCGGCTGTGCTGCGGTCGGCGTTCCTGCCGGGTGCGGGGCGTCAGGCAATGGCTGGCGGCCCGAGGCAATTCGCTAGTTATTATCAAAGGAAGTAAAAAGTTCCTCTGTCATAGAACTTTCATCTATCAGCAACTGGGCTGAAATAACCCCCCTCCAAGATTCCCCTCCAGCACCAAGGGCACCCGCCCGCGTGTTTTCCAACGCAAAGACCATTAGGGGAATTCATCGATGATCCGTAAGCACTTCGCCGGTTTTGCAGCCAGCGCCCTGGCTCTGGCCATTTCCGCCCAGGCTTTCGCCGGTACCGTCACCACCGATGGCACTGACATCGTCATCAAGACCAAAGGTGGCCTGGAAGTCGGCACCACCGACAAAGAATTCAGCTTCAAGCTGGGCGGCCGCGTACAGGCTGACTACAGCACCTTCGACGGCTTCTACACCAAGGATGGCGATAACGCCGACGCCGGTTATTTCCGTCGTGCCTTCCTCGAACTGGGCGGCGTGATGTACAGCGACTGGGCCTACCAGCTCAACTACGACTTCTCGCACAACGCCGGCGGCGACAACCGCGATGAAGACGGTTACTTCGACGAGGCCTCGCTGTCCTACAACGGCTTCGCCCCGGTATCGATCAAGGCCGGCCGCTTCGACCCAGAATTCGGTTTGGAAAAAGCCACCAGCTCCAAGTGGGTGACTGCCCAGGAGCGTAACGCTGCCTATGATCTGGTCGACTGGGCCAACGGTCACAACGGCGGCATGGGCATCCAGGCATCCGGCACCGCTGGCACTTCCCTGTACGGTTCGGCTGGTCTGTTCGCCAAGGACGCCAGCAACTCCGACGAAGACGGCAACAGCTCCAAGCAGTTCAACCTGCGCGGCGTATTCGCACCGATGCACGATGCCGGCAACGTCCTGCACCTGGGCCTCAACTTTGCCCAGCGCGACGTGTCCGACGGCGAGTTCGACAGCCGTATCCGCAGCCGCCTGGGTATCCGTGGTGTGAGCACCGACGGTGGCCAGGATGCCGGCGACAACGGCAACCGTCTGCAACTGGGCGGCGCTGAAGCCACCAGCGTCGGCACCTTCGATGATGACGCCGCCTGGGGTCTGGAAGCCGCCTGGGCCACCGGCCCGTTCTCCGTACAGGGCGAGTATGTGGCGCGCACCCTGAAGGCTGACGACAACACCTTCGACGATGTCGATTCCGAAGGCTACTACGTGCAGCTCGCCTACACCCTGACCGGCGAGGCGCGTGGCTACAAGCTCGGCAAGTTCGACGCGATCAAGCCGGCCAACAAGCAGATTGGTGCCTGGGAAGTGTTCTACCGCTACGACCACATCAGCGCCGACGACAACAACGACTACGCGGCCTTCGTCAATGGCGACGGCAAGTCTGGCAAGGACTTCAGCGATGTCGACGACATCGAAGGCACCGTACACAACGTCGGTCTGAACTGGTACGCCAACGAGTCCGTGAAGATCAGCGGCGTGTACGTCACCTCCTCGGTCGACAATGCCAAGAACTCGGCTGGCGACGACGATGGCGACGGCTTCGTGATGCGCGCGCAGTACGTGTTCTAAGACTGTTCGCTAGCCTGGCGGCGGGCCCTCTTCCGCTGCCAGGTTCTGCACTGGCTCTACAGTATGACGCTGGAGTTACTCTCCTAAGCCCTGCTTGTGCAGGGCTTTTTTTTGCCCGGACGACAGGCCAGACTGCGCCCATGCCGATCCGTACCCTCGCCAGCCTCAATGACCTCCAGCCCGCCGCTTGGGATGCCTTGCTGTGCGGGCCGCAGCCGTTCCTGCGCCACGCCTTTCTTTCGGCCCTGGAAGACAGCGGCAGCATCGGTGGGCGTAGCGGCTGGCAAGCCGCTCACCGGCTGCTTTGCGATGCGCTCGGCAAGCCGCTGGCGGCGCTGCCGGCCTATGTGAAGGCGCATTCCTATGGCGAGTACGTGTTCGACATGGGCTGGGCCGATGCCTGTCAGCGCGCCGGCATTGCCTATTACCCCAAGCTGCTCGGCGCCGTGCCGTTCAGCCCTGTGAGTGGCCAGCGCCTGCTGGGCGATGCGTCGGCTGCGGCGCAACTGCTCGACGAGCTGGAGCGCGACCTGCCGCGCCAGGGGCTGTCCAGTCTGCACATCAATTTCACCCAGGCCGATACCGATGCGCTGCTCGCCGGGCGCGAGGGCTGGTTGTCACGCATCGGCTGCCAGTACCACTGGTTCAACCGCGACTATCGCGACTTCCAGGATTTCCTCGATGCGCTGACTTCGCGCAAGCGCAAGCAGATACGCAAGGAGCGTGAGCAGGTGGCGGGGCAGGGCATCGCCTTCGATTGGTGCGCAGGGCACGAACTGAGCGAGGTCGAGTGGGATTTCGTCTATGCCTGTTACGCCAATACCTACTATGTGCGCGGCCGTGCGCCCTACCTGACGCGCAGCTTCTTCAGCCTGGTGGCCGAGCGCATGCCGGCAGCCATCCGCGTGGTTATCGCCCGCCAGGGCACGCGGCCGGTAGCCATGGCCTTCAGCCTAGTGGATGGCGATACCTTCTACGGTCGTTATTGGGGCTGCTTGGGCGACTTCGACCGCTTGCACTTTGAGACCTGCTTCTACCAGGGGCTCGACTACAGCATTGCCCAGGGGTTGCGGCGTTTCGATGCCGGTGCCCAGGGCGAGCACAAGCTGGTGCGGGGGTTCGAACCGGTGCTGACGCAGTCCTGGCACTACCTGTGTCATCCCGGTCTGCGGGCGGCGGTGATGGAGTTTTTGCAGGAAGAGCGCGGGCATATCAAAGCCTACCTGGCGCAGGCGCAGGCCGCCTTGCCGTATCGGTGTGCCTGATGAGTGCCGCCCTAAACGGCTGAAACCCGGCCAGGGATTGCCCCGGGCCGGGTTGTTGCAGCGCTCGCGATCAGCCCTTGGTGGGGGTGATGCCGTTGTTGACCTGGAACTGCTTGATCAGTTTTTCCGGCTTCTTCTCTTCTTTCTGCAGCAGATAGACCACGCGCTCGCCGTTCGGCCCGCTGGCGATTTCGGTGTGGCGGA encodes:
- a CDS encoding OprO/OprP family phosphate-selective porin, producing the protein MIRKHFAGFAASALALAISAQAFAGTVTTDGTDIVIKTKGGLEVGTTDKEFSFKLGGRVQADYSTFDGFYTKDGDNADAGYFRRAFLELGGVMYSDWAYQLNYDFSHNAGGDNRDEDGYFDEASLSYNGFAPVSIKAGRFDPEFGLEKATSSKWVTAQERNAAYDLVDWANGHNGGMGIQASGTAGTSLYGSAGLFAKDASNSDEDGNSSKQFNLRGVFAPMHDAGNVLHLGLNFAQRDVSDGEFDSRIRSRLGIRGVSTDGGQDAGDNGNRLQLGGAEATSVGTFDDDAAWGLEAAWATGPFSVQGEYVARTLKADDNTFDDVDSEGYYVQLAYTLTGEARGYKLGKFDAIKPANKQIGAWEVFYRYDHISADDNNDYAAFVNGDGKSGKDFSDVDDIEGTVHNVGLNWYANESVKISGVYVTSSVDNAKNSAGDDDGDGFVMRAQYVF
- a CDS encoding DoxX family protein → MLTLLNRLQDALDATRRLDFLGPLLLRLYLVPIFWMAGTHKLADMPATIAWFGNPDWGLGLPFPELLAWLAALTEAGGAILLLFGLALRWITIPLMVTMLVAIVSVHWPYGWQAIADPSAPFANERVLASAEKIERARALLKEHGNYDWLTSSGKLVVLNNGIEFAATYLVMLVALFFSGAGRWLSVDYWLARALRRKAS
- a CDS encoding GNAT family N-acetyltransferase encodes the protein MPIRTLASLNDLQPAAWDALLCGPQPFLRHAFLSALEDSGSIGGRSGWQAAHRLLCDALGKPLAALPAYVKAHSYGEYVFDMGWADACQRAGIAYYPKLLGAVPFSPVSGQRLLGDASAAAQLLDELERDLPRQGLSSLHINFTQADTDALLAGREGWLSRIGCQYHWFNRDYRDFQDFLDALTSRKRKQIRKEREQVAGQGIAFDWCAGHELSEVEWDFVYACYANTYYVRGRAPYLTRSFFSLVAERMPAAIRVVIARQGTRPVAMAFSLVDGDTFYGRYWGCLGDFDRLHFETCFYQGLDYSIAQGLRRFDAGAQGEHKLVRGFEPVLTQSWHYLCHPGLRAAVMEFLQEERGHIKAYLAQAQAALPYRCA
- a CDS encoding DNA-binding domain-containing protein → MSERDQLAFAARIRQPEAQALLPGIAAERMAVYEGLFFNNIESFLSSGFPVLRRLFDDARWQRLVRSFIAGHRCTTPYFLEIGAEFVGWLQQGFVAEADDPPFLLELAHYERVELELDVATVELPAQGWSPLAWPLAYAWPVQRLSAEYRPLHAPAEPTCLLAWRDAADKVRFQQLSPFAYHLALRLQAGETSAAALLVLAETSGIAADERYFTHARALLDDWQRQDIWFPPTI